ATGGCCCTTTGGGGATGGCGGAGGGGATAATACCTCTTGGGGCTGGGGATGATGGCGGCGAGCAGGACAGATTCGAAAAAGTTCAGGTCGATGGGCGGCTTGCGAAAATAATACCGGCTTCCCTCTCCCACCCCATATACCCTAGGGCCACATTCGATGACATTTAAATATAATTCGAGGATCCTGTCTTTGCTCAAGTGTCTCTCCAATCTCCGGGCGATAGCTGCTTCCTTCAATTTTCTGAAGAGAGATTTCTTTTTGGATAAATAGAGGTTTTTGGCAAGCTGTTGGGTGATGGTACTTCCTCCCCGTACAGGCCTCCACCTTTTGATATCCTCCCAGAGGGCGTCTCTCATGGCGGAAAAATTGAACCCCCTGTGTTGGTAGAAGGTGTCGTCCTCTGCCACGATGACGGCCCACTTGAGGGTGGGGGGGATCTGTGAGAGGGAGGTCCAGAGGGGATTTCGCGGCCCCAGGACGAAGGAGGATCTCCGCCCCCGCCAGTCGCTTACCATGATCTTCATGTTGTACTGGGGGTCTTTCAGAGGGCGCACATCAGGAAGGGAACGGATAAATAACCATAGAAGGGTACTGAGGAAGACTATAAGGATAAAGCCGGCGATGTGGACCCTTTTTTTCGCAAATACGCTGGAGGGAACGGGCATGGGATTATTATCTGCTGAAGAGAGATGTCCTAGGGTCAGACATGGAACCTAAAGTGGATGATGTCCCCATCCTGAACCGAATAATCCTTCCCCTCCGATCTCAGAAGCCCCCTCTCCCTGGTTACTTGTTCTGAACCACAACCCAGGAAGTCCTCAAAGGAGATCACCTCGGCCCTGATGAACCCCCGTTCCATATCACTATGGATCTTTCCGGCGGCCTGCAGGACAGGGGTTCCGCTGGGGACTGTCCATGCCCTGAGATCTAAGTTTACCGTGGTGAAAAAGGTTATGAGGCCGAGGATATCGTAACCCACCTGTACCAGTCGTTTTAGGCCGGAATCCTTCAGCCCCAATTCTTGGCGAAACTCCTCTCTTTCCCCCTGATTTAGCTGGGCGATTTCCGCCTCCAGCCTTCCTGTAATGACTACCACGGGGATATCTTCGGCCCGGGCCGCCTCCTGTAGATCCTTTAAGTACTGGTTCTGCTCTTCCCCACCCGCATCCTCCACATTGGCCACATAAAGGGTCGGCTTGGCGGTGAGGAGTTGGAGGTCTGGGGGTAGGGATTTCCCCGCTGCTCTGAGAAATTCCCCCGCCCTTTGTCCCCTTTCCAGGGTCTCCTTGATCCCTTCTAAAAGGCGGGATTCCTCCTGTGTCCCCCTCTCGCCCAGCCGGAGGAGCCGCCCCAATTTTTCCAGCCTTCTCTGCACCACCTCTAAATCGGCCAAGATGAGCTCAGTATCTACTACCTCTACATCTCGTCGGGGATTTATGGTACCGTATACATGGGCTATATCATCGTTTGTAAAACACCTGACCACATGGGCGATGGCATCTACCCCCCTTATATGCGCCAAAAACTGGTTCCCCAGCCCCTCCCCCTTGCTGGCCCCCTTGACCAGCCCTGCGATGTCGAAGAATTCCAATGTGGTGGGGGTGACCCTTTTGGGTTTGATCAGACGGGCTAAAACATCTAACCTCTCGTCGGGGACAGGGACGATCCCTGCATTGGGTTCGATAGTGCAGAAGGGATAGCTGGCCACTTCTGCCGCTGCCGCCGTCAAGGCGTTGAAGATGGTCGACTTTCCCACATTGGGAAGTCCCACTATGCCGCATCTAAATCCCATAGACCCTCTTGCAGGATGCTTTATCGAATTTCCTCATCAGCAGGTGGCATCTGGAGAGCTTTCAGTTCCTTTTCTCCCACCCACCTGAGATCTCGGCAACCTATGGCCCTGGGGACCCCTCCCTCTATCCTGCACTTATAGGCTAGAAGAAGGATATTGAAACGGGAAACTCCCAATGAAGACCCCAGTCATCTCCTTCCTCCCTTTGGGCCACCAAGATGCGTCCCCCTTTTGCAATCAAGGCAGCTGTTACCACCAGGGTCTTCATGCAGTGGATCTCTTTTTGGCCCCTTCTTTCCTCCGTCCCCTTTTTGCCGCCTTCTTTTTCTTCACCCCTTTCGTTTGCAATTCCATGATCGACCTCTTGATGACCTTCCCTTTGTGTTGGGGGAAGTCTACCCTGATGTAGACTGTCTTGGGAAATATCTTGTAAACTGTTCCCTCCTTTTCCCCTTTCCCAAAAGGAAAGGTGATCTTATCACCTATTTCCATCTTGCCCTCCCTTTTCAGAAGACCTTTCGCCAATAATACAAAAGGAGTTTTTGATACTCCAATATCACCCTTTTCCAATCCTTCTCCCTCTTCCACCAACCTTCAGGATTATAAGAGTCATAAGGAGAGGGAACACTGATGACCTTGGCCTTTTCCTTTAAGGTATCCTTGAAGATGAGATGGGCGCGTCTGGAGTGGTATTTGGAGGTTACCAATAGGACAGATTTGTACCCCCTTTTTTCGATAAAATTCCGCACCTCTTTGGCTTCCTCCCTGGTACTGGTGACCTCCTGTTTGGATGTCTCGATAGCAGCCAAAGGGACCCCTAGCCCCTCTAGGACGATAATGGCCAGATCCCTGTTTTCCGGGATGAATATCCCCTGTTTTTTTACCTCCTCCAGGCCCTCCATCCTCTCTACCCTGGAGATAAAGATCCTCTTGGCCAGGCCCCTTTTATAGAGATCGGCTCCGCCTCTGGCCCTGACAATGGTGTCTCCCCAATTGGCCAAGATGGCGATCACGTCGGCCTTTTGGGGAGGTTCTTGGTAGATCAGATATCTGCCGAAGGCGGTGAGAATGTGTTGACGATAGGCAATAAGTTGAATGACAACAACAGCTAGGATGATCCAAAGGATCCACCTTCTTTTTCTCCTCTCCTCCTTTTCCCTTTCTTTGGGATAGATCAGAGAGGACCTTTCCTGTTTCACCATCTCATCTTCACCTAAACCCTCATGCAGGGTTTACCCTTCCTTTCCCATGAAAATACCACAGTCATTCCTTCGACCTCTATTTGAGGAGGTTTCACCCCCTCAAACTCCCCCAAAAGGGGAATTTCCCTTCTCTGGGGGTTTCAGGGGGCGAAGCCCCCTGAAGTAAGGTTGAAAACCTTAATGGCCGAAATCTCTTTAAGGCCTAATTTACCGTGAAATATGTTCACGGTAAAATTCTTCCTTATCATTACCATGGGTTTATCCCAAAGACAACCCCCAACTTACGTCCCAAAATTAGACATAAAAATTGATATAATCCTTTCTTTTTCAAAGAGCTTTAAAACACCTAATAGCCCGAGTTGACTACTAAATGGCCCAGAAAATATTAAGGGGGACGCTATTGCTCCCCCTTATAACCCCCTAGGTATGGCATGCATTCACCCCCGCGGCTTGCCGCGGGGGATTCTGCAAAGGGCTTGCTAAATCCACAAAGGACAAAGCACCAATGTTACAGTAGCTATAAGCTTAGCTACAATATGTAGTGATGGCCCCACAGTGTCTTTAAGTGGATCACCTACAGTATCACCAACTACACCTGCCGCATGGATAGCTGAACCCTTACTGATAATCTTACCTTCCTCGTCTTTGAGTTGTCCATCCTCAATATATTTCTTGGCATTATCCCAGGCACCACCACCATTGTTCATAAAGGAAGCCACAAGGATAGCAGCAATAGTTCCTGTCATAAGAAACGCCCCCACTGCCATCGGTGCATCATAGCCGGATATGAATCTAAAGACGATCCCGATAGCTACCGGAAGAAACACAGGGAGCAATCCAGGAGCAATCATCCCCTTTAATGCTGCCCGTGTAGTGATGTCCACTGCCCTACTATAATCAGGCCTGGAGGTTCCTTCCATAATTCCAGGATCAGATTTAATCTGACGCCTCACCTCATCGATAATCCCACTTGCTGCTTTTCCTACTGACCTAAGTGACCAGGAACTAAAAAGGAAGACCATCATGATGGCTAAAAGAGCGCCAATAAAAACCTCAGGGCGAACAAGATTTACAATGAACATCTCTCCTTCTCTACCCTGGAAGAGCAAAACCCTGTCAAAATAGGCCTGAAATAGGAGAAAACCAGCCAACCCTGCGGAAACCATAGCATATCCCTTTGTTAAGGCCTTAGTAGTATTACCGGTAGCATCAAGATGGTCAGTAACCCTTCTTATCTCAGATCCTGCATGGGTAAACTCATTGATTCCATTGGCATTATCAGTTATAGGACCAAATGTATCCTCTGCCAGAATAAATGGACAGGTCATCAACATACCCATGGTAGCTACTGCCGAGCCATAAGCGCCACTTATCCACCAAGGGAGATCTAATCCCGCCTTTATGCCAAACCAGTAAGAGAGGAGAAGAGCAAGGGTAATAACAATCGCAGTAGGCATGATGGTTTCAAAGCCCACCGACATCCCAGTTACAATTGTAGTTGCTGGGCCGGTACGGCAAGCTTCAGCGATTGATCTTGTTGGGGTGAATCTGGACTCCGTATAATACTGGGTAATATAGACTACGAATACACTAATTATTATACCAACAAGTCCAGCTCCCATAAGCCATAACCATCCAGTTGGGCACATGTATCCGAACATAAATCTACATGTAAAAACCATTGCTATTCCACAAAGGGCCAAGGCTACGTAATAGCCCCGGTTGAGGGCAGTCATCGGATCCTCCTCCTCGCTTTTACTGCGTGCAACCAGTATCCCTACCAAGCTTCCAATGATGCCAAATGCACGAATGATGAGGGGAAAAAGGACCCAACCAACAGCAATAATTGCAGGGACGCCTGCCTTTATTGAGGTTAGATACAACGCCACACCAATTATCATAGCACCTATGTTTTCTGCTGCGGTAGATTCAAAAAGATCTGCTCCACGACCGGCACAGTCACCAACATTATCACCAACCAGGTCAGCAATCACTGCCGCATTGCGAGGGTCATCCTCAGGGATTCCAGCCTCAACCTTACCAGCAAGATCAGCCCCCATATCAGCAGCCTTTGTATAGATACCACCACCAAGCTGGGCAAAGAGGGCAACCATACTAGCTCCAAAACCAAAACCAACAATAAGATGAGGGGCAATCTCAGGATGGCTGACTCCTCCAAAGGCAAAGAACATTGCGGTTACCCCTAGCAGACTCAAAGAGACAATAAGAAAGCCAGAGACTGCTCCACCACGTAATGCTACCTGGATAGCTGGGTTTAGACCACGATGAGAGGCAGCAGCACAGCGCACATTTGCCTTAACTGCAATCAGCATCCCTATAAATCCGGAAAGTGAGGAACAGAAAGAGCCCGCAAGGAAGGCAATCGCTGTTCTCCATCCTAGACCAAAGGCAGATATTCCTAGCTTCTCCAATTCTGTCTCGCCACTTAGGAGGCCAAGGATAGCGCCAATTACTACTGCTATTATAATAGCAGTTATGCCAATAGTAGAATATTGGCGTCTGAAAAAGGCCCAGGCGCCCTCGTTAATCATGGCATTAACGTCTTGCATCTCTGCTGTTCCTTGCTCAGCCCGAAGGATATACCATGTCAGGACCAAAGCGAAAAGGATACCAATACCACCCCCTATCAAAACAACCCAAAAGATTCCAGGTACCATAATACACCTCCTTCAAGATTAAAGTTTGCTTTCAAGATCTCTCCCCTCTTTCTTCAAATAGGATTATCACTCCTTCCATCCTCCTTCCTTCCACTAGGGAAGAAATCTAAATTTATTAACATCGAAGAATTAATCTAGCAGAACATATAAAGTTACGTCAAGGGTTTTTTCTCCTTTTTGTGAAAATAAGGACAATTCTACCGTGAAACTCATTCACGGTAGAGTTAAGCTTGCAAACAGTTTCGGCCTCTACATTCTTTCAGACTTACTTCAGGGGGCAGGACCCCCTGAAACCCTTAATTAATATAGGGGTCTAGGGGCCAAGGGTTCCAGGATTCAAAAATATATTTTTACTAGACCCCTCGAATCCTAGAATCCTTGACGACCTTTAGGTCGTCTCTTCAGGGGGTTTTACCCCATGAAACCCCCAATAAGGTATTTTTCCTTTTTGGGGGTCTGGGGGCCAATGGCCCCCAGAGAGATAGGTCAAAGACCTATCGTATTTTACATAGGCGGGGGTAAGGGCAAACCCTCATAAGGGTTTAAGTGCAGCTAAATTTTTATTGACAATAAGCAAAAATAACTTCAATATATTAAGTGAAAAAATCATTATTTTTGCGGGGTTATAGAACATTGTTCTGGCTTATTGTAGGTTTGGGGAATCCGGGCAAAAGATATGAGTTGACCAGACATAATATGGGCTTTTTGGTATTGGATCGATTTGCCCAAAAGGAGGGGATAATTTTTAAAGGGGAGAGAGGAGGGGCTCAAATAGGGAAAGGCCTTGTGGGGCAGCAGGACGTTGTATTAGCGAAACCTTTGACTTACATGAACAGGAGTGGCATGGCGGCAAGGAAATTAATAGAAGTACTGGGGGTTTCCCTGGACCATCTCTTGGTGATACATGACGATTTAGATTTGACCTTTGGTCAGATAAAGATAAAGAAAAAAGGGGGGTATGGTGGGCACAAGGGGGTAAAATCGATAATGGAGAGTTTAGAAAGGGATGATTTTTTGAGGTTGAAGGTGGGAATTGGCAGGCCAGAAGAGTTTGAAAAAAAAGTAGAATATGTTCTTGCCCCTTTCTCTGATCACCAGATCCCCCTTTTGGAAGAAAGTGTGGAGAGGGCATCTGAAGCTATCGAGGCCGTTCTTTTATATGGGGCAGAAAAGGCCATGAATATGTATAACTAGCCATCTTTGAAACTGGCCCTATTCTTCTTCTTTTTCTTCAACCTCCTCTTTTTCCTCCTCCTCAATTATCTCCTCTTCTGCCACAGCCTCTTCTAGAACCGCCGGTGGCGCTACAGTTACTACGGCCTGTTCAGGATCGGCCAGTATTTTCACCTTTTCTAATTTAATATCCTCTACATGAAAGACATCGCCGATATCGAGGCAGGAGATATCTACCTCGATCCTGGGGGGGATGTCTGTGGGGAGGCACTTCACCTCAATTTCCCTGAGGATCTGTTCCAGCACACCACCTTTCTCCACCCCCGCAGCCTTGCCCACAATGTGGATCGGGACATCTACGTAGACTTCTTCGTCCATGGCAATACTGTATAGATCCACATGCAGCAACGTCCTCTTTAAGGGGTCTATCTGTTTCTCTTTGAGAATCACGGTCTTGCTGATGGGACCGTCTCCCAGCCCTTCGATGGTGAGATTGATCAGGGTCCGGTCTCCCGCTTCTCCCCGCAGGACCTTGGCCAGATACTGGGCGTTCAAGATTATGGGGATGGGTGCTACACGGTGTCCATAGACTATGGCGGGGATTAAGCCTTGGCGTCTCAGCCTCCGCGCCTGCTCTTTCCCCCTCCCCGTTCTAAATTGAGCCACTAAGACCCCCTCTTCCATCTTTTCCTCCTTTATACGAACAGAGAACTGACCGAATCGTTGTTGTGTATCCTGCTTATCGCCTCACCAAAGAGATCCGCCACAGAGAGGACCTTTATCTTTTTACACCTACTTCCTTCTTGGGTGATGGGTATGGTGTCGGTCACGATGAGTTCCTCAATGGGGGAGTTAGTTATCCTTTCGATGGCGT
This genomic stretch from Deltaproteobacteria bacterium harbors:
- a CDS encoding transglycosylase domain-containing protein, which translates into the protein MPVPSSVFAKKRVHIAGFILIVFLSTLLWLFIRSLPDVRPLKDPQYNMKIMVSDWRGRRSSFVLGPRNPLWTSLSQIPPTLKWAVIVAEDDTFYQHRGFNFSAMRDALWEDIKRWRPVRGGSTITQQLAKNLYLSKKKSLFRKLKEAAIARRLERHLSKDRILELYLNVIECGPRVYGVGEGSRYYFRKPPIDLNFFESVLLAAIIPSPKRYYPLRHPQRAMKRYKKVLLLMRTAKLITFNQYEIARAVQLNLDPWEQYLYFSPLWEDKERNI
- the ychF gene encoding redox-regulated ATPase YchF; protein product: MGFRCGIVGLPNVGKSTIFNALTAAAAEVASYPFCTIEPNAGIVPVPDERLDVLARLIKPKRVTPTTLEFFDIAGLVKGASKGEGLGNQFLAHIRGVDAIAHVVRCFTNDDIAHVYGTINPRRDVEVVDTELILADLEVVQRRLEKLGRLLRLGERGTQEESRLLEGIKETLERGQRAGEFLRAAGKSLPPDLQLLTAKPTLYVANVEDAGGEEQNQYLKDLQEAARAEDIPVVVITGRLEAEIAQLNQGEREEFRQELGLKDSGLKRLVQVGYDILGLITFFTTVNLDLRAWTVPSGTPVLQAAGKIHSDMERGFIRAEVISFEDFLGCGSEQVTRERGLLRSEGKDYSVQDGDIIHFRFHV
- a CDS encoding YdcF family protein translates to MVKQERSSLIYPKEREKEERRKRRWILWIILAVVVIQLIAYRQHILTAFGRYLIYQEPPQKADVIAILANWGDTIVRARGGADLYKRGLAKRIFISRVERMEGLEEVKKQGIFIPENRDLAIIVLEGLGVPLAAIETSKQEVTSTREEAKEVRNFIEKRGYKSVLLVTSKYHSRRAHLIFKDTLKEKAKVISVPSPYDSYNPEGWWKREKDWKRVILEYQKLLLYYWRKVF
- a CDS encoding sodium-translocating pyrophosphatase — its product is MVPGIFWVVLIGGGIGILFALVLTWYILRAEQGTAEMQDVNAMINEGAWAFFRRQYSTIGITAIIIAVVIGAILGLLSGETELEKLGISAFGLGWRTAIAFLAGSFCSSLSGFIGMLIAVKANVRCAAASHRGLNPAIQVALRGGAVSGFLIVSLSLLGVTAMFFAFGGVSHPEIAPHLIVGFGFGASMVALFAQLGGGIYTKAADMGADLAGKVEAGIPEDDPRNAAVIADLVGDNVGDCAGRGADLFESTAAENIGAMIIGVALYLTSIKAGVPAIIAVGWVLFPLIIRAFGIIGSLVGILVARSKSEEEDPMTALNRGYYVALALCGIAMVFTCRFMFGYMCPTGWLWLMGAGLVGIIISVFVVYITQYYTESRFTPTRSIAEACRTGPATTIVTGMSVGFETIMPTAIVITLALLLSYWFGIKAGLDLPWWISGAYGSAVATMGMLMTCPFILAEDTFGPITDNANGINEFTHAGSEIRRVTDHLDATGNTTKALTKGYAMVSAGLAGFLLFQAYFDRVLLFQGREGEMFIVNLVRPEVFIGALLAIMMVFLFSSWSLRSVGKAASGIIDEVRRQIKSDPGIMEGTSRPDYSRAVDITTRAALKGMIAPGLLPVFLPVAIGIVFRFISGYDAPMAVGAFLMTGTIAAILVASFMNNGGGAWDNAKKYIEDGQLKDEEGKIISKGSAIHAAGVVGDTVGDPLKDTVGPSLHIVAKLIATVTLVLCPLWI
- a CDS encoding aminoacyl-tRNA hydrolase, with amino-acid sequence MFWLIVGLGNPGKRYELTRHNMGFLVLDRFAQKEGIIFKGERGGAQIGKGLVGQQDVVLAKPLTYMNRSGMAARKLIEVLGVSLDHLLVIHDDLDLTFGQIKIKKKGGYGGHKGVKSIMESLERDDFLRLKVGIGRPEEFEKKVEYVLAPFSDHQIPLLEESVERASEAIEAVLLYGAEKAMNMYN
- a CDS encoding 50S ribosomal protein L25/general stress protein Ctc, with the protein product MEEGVLVAQFRTGRGKEQARRLRRQGLIPAIVYGHRVAPIPIILNAQYLAKVLRGEAGDRTLINLTIEGLGDGPISKTVILKEKQIDPLKRTLLHVDLYSIAMDEEVYVDVPIHIVGKAAGVEKGGVLEQILREIEVKCLPTDIPPRIEVDISCLDIGDVFHVEDIKLEKVKILADPEQAVVTVAPPAVLEEAVAEEEIIEEEEKEEVEEKEEE